A stretch of Microbacterium sp. 4R-513 DNA encodes these proteins:
- a CDS encoding metalloregulator ArsR/SmtB family transcription factor → MHALDVLGDPVRRRIIELLADGELSAGDIGSVIQREFGISQPAVSQHLRVLRDAGFATVRAEGTRRLYAVDPRPLEAADAWFDPFRRFWQPRLDALGTELARGRRARRLDGEKADEETDAAASPLPEEPPADPEDPEDG, encoded by the coding sequence ATGCACGCGCTCGATGTCCTCGGTGATCCGGTCCGCCGCCGGATCATCGAGCTGCTCGCCGACGGCGAGCTCAGCGCGGGCGACATCGGAAGCGTGATCCAGCGCGAATTCGGGATCTCGCAACCCGCCGTGTCGCAGCACCTGCGGGTCCTGCGCGACGCCGGCTTCGCCACGGTGCGGGCGGAGGGTACCCGTCGGCTGTACGCCGTCGACCCGCGGCCCCTCGAGGCCGCCGACGCGTGGTTCGACCCCTTCCGCCGGTTCTGGCAGCCACGGCTCGACGCCCTCGGCACAGAGCTCGCCCGTGGCCGTCGAGCACGTCGGCTCGACGGCGAGAAGGCGGACGAGGAGACGGATGCCGCGGCATCCCCTCTCCCCGAAGAACCGCCCGCAGACCCCGAAGACCCGGAAGACGGCTGA
- a CDS encoding ABC transporter permease has protein sequence MTTHVIGDTAVLTGRSLRHITRSLDTIITTAITPVAIMLLFVFVFGGAIDTGSVAYVDYLLPGILLITVASGVAYTSARLFTDLQSGIFERFQSMPIARSSVLWSHVLTSVVANLTSVVVVIAVALLMGFRSGADVLQWLAVGGILALFTLALTWLAVIAGLSAKTMDGAGAFAYPLIFLPFISSAFVPTETMPGPVRFFAEYQPTTSIVNALRDLLAGRPVSGDIWIALAWCVGILVIGYVISMVIYRRKFR, from the coding sequence ATGACCACGCACGTCATCGGCGACACGGCCGTCCTCACGGGCCGGTCCCTGCGCCACATCACCCGCAGCCTCGACACGATCATCACGACGGCGATCACCCCGGTCGCGATCATGCTGCTCTTCGTGTTCGTCTTCGGCGGCGCCATCGACACGGGTTCAGTGGCCTACGTCGACTACCTCCTGCCCGGCATCCTCCTCATCACGGTGGCTTCCGGCGTCGCGTACACCTCGGCGCGCCTGTTCACCGACCTGCAGAGCGGGATCTTCGAGCGGTTCCAGTCCATGCCGATCGCCCGGTCGTCGGTGCTGTGGTCGCACGTCCTCACCTCGGTCGTGGCGAACCTCACCTCGGTGGTGGTCGTGATCGCCGTGGCGCTGCTCATGGGCTTCCGGTCGGGCGCCGACGTGCTGCAGTGGCTCGCGGTCGGAGGCATCCTGGCGCTCTTCACCCTCGCGCTGACCTGGCTCGCGGTCATCGCGGGCCTCTCGGCCAAGACGATGGACGGCGCCGGCGCCTTCGCCTACCCGCTCATCTTCCTGCCGTTCATCAGCTCGGCCTTCGTGCCCACCGAGACGATGCCCGGTCCGGTGCGGTTCTTCGCCGAGTACCAGCCGACCACGTCGATCGTGAACGCCCTGCGCGACCTTCTCGCCGGCAGGCCGGTCAGCGGAGACATCTGGATCGCTCTCGCGTGGTGCGTCGGCATCCTCGTCATCGGATATGTCATCTCGATGGTGATCTACCGCCGCAAGTTCCGCTGA
- a CDS encoding DUF1048 domain-containing protein, with protein sequence MAAKWIEALTGSLEQKKQYKQTKARLDALPEPYGASAKAMHRYFMYYGGITDGDDLIRMFEDLVDLWERAALDGTPVRDIVGSDPVEFAETFAQSYGGAQWIDKERARLTKAIEDAEGAQEK encoded by the coding sequence ATGGCCGCGAAGTGGATCGAAGCGCTCACCGGATCGCTCGAGCAGAAGAAGCAGTACAAGCAGACCAAGGCGCGCCTCGACGCGCTGCCGGAGCCCTACGGGGCCTCCGCGAAGGCGATGCACCGGTACTTCATGTACTACGGCGGCATCACCGACGGCGACGACCTCATCAGGATGTTCGAGGACCTCGTCGACCTGTGGGAGCGCGCCGCCCTTGACGGCACCCCTGTCCGCGACATCGTCGGCTCCGACCCGGTCGAGTTCGCCGAGACGTTCGCGCAGTCGTACGGCGGCGCGCAGTGGATCGACAAGGAGCGCGCCCGCCTCACGAAGGCGATCGAAGACGCGGAAGGAGCGCAGGAGAAATGA
- the proC gene encoding pyrroline-5-carboxylate reductase encodes MPDSLPSIAILGAGSMGGAVLRGLVRSGLATSGLTATNRSSEKAGALADLDGVSSIALEEQPTGNADAASTAEIVLIGVKPAMVPDLLREIAPRLRPGTIVVSLAAGVKIATFESILGAGIPVLRSMPNTPALVGRAVTGLAAGTEATPEHFAVARRLFETVGTVVEVPEDKIDALSTISGSGPAYVYLLIEELTEAAVGKGFTEEQARLMAEQTFIGAAALLEASGEEPAELRRQVTSPKGTTERAVAVLQGAHLAGLFAEATDAALARARELAAGA; translated from the coding sequence ATGCCCGACTCCCTCCCCTCCATCGCGATCCTCGGCGCCGGCTCGATGGGCGGCGCCGTCCTTCGCGGGCTCGTGCGCTCGGGTCTCGCGACCTCCGGTCTGACCGCCACGAACCGCAGTTCCGAAAAGGCCGGCGCACTCGCCGACCTCGACGGTGTCTCGTCGATCGCTCTCGAGGAGCAGCCGACGGGGAACGCGGATGCCGCGTCCACCGCCGAGATCGTGCTCATCGGCGTCAAACCCGCCATGGTCCCCGACCTGCTGCGCGAGATCGCCCCTCGGCTCCGCCCCGGCACGATCGTCGTGAGCCTCGCGGCCGGCGTCAAGATCGCGACGTTCGAGTCGATCCTCGGTGCCGGCATCCCCGTCCTGCGCTCGATGCCCAACACGCCCGCGCTCGTCGGCAGGGCGGTCACAGGCCTCGCCGCCGGGACCGAGGCGACGCCCGAGCACTTCGCCGTCGCGCGCCGCCTCTTCGAGACGGTCGGGACGGTCGTCGAGGTCCCTGAGGACAAGATCGACGCCCTTTCGACCATCTCCGGCTCAGGGCCCGCCTACGTCTATCTCCTCATCGAGGAGCTCACCGAAGCCGCCGTCGGCAAGGGCTTCACGGAGGAGCAGGCGAGGCTCATGGCCGAGCAGACCTTCATCGGCGCGGCCGCGCTGCTCGAGGCATCCGGCGAGGAGCCCGCCGAGCTCCGCCGCCAGGTCACGAGCCCCAAGGGCACGACCGAGCGGGCGGTCGCGGTGCTGCAGGGGGCGCACCTCGCGGGGCTCTTCGCCGAGGCGACGGATGCCGCGCTCGCCCGCGCCCGAGAGCTCGCCGCCGGCGCATAG
- a CDS encoding PadR family transcriptional regulator, with protein sequence MGKQETEMLKGILEGVVLAVLSTRDAYGYEITAWLREQGFADIAEGTIYALLVRVEQRGLVDVEKVPSEKGPPRKVYSLNAQGRDYLNEFWRTWSFLTDRLNKLRTDDTPSPSKTDADEIGEKEK encoded by the coding sequence ATGGGCAAGCAGGAGACCGAGATGCTCAAGGGAATCCTCGAGGGCGTCGTCCTCGCCGTCCTGTCCACGCGCGATGCCTACGGGTACGAGATCACGGCGTGGCTGCGCGAGCAGGGATTCGCCGACATCGCGGAAGGAACGATCTACGCGCTCCTCGTCCGCGTCGAGCAGCGCGGGCTGGTCGACGTCGAGAAGGTGCCCTCCGAGAAGGGCCCGCCGCGCAAGGTCTACTCCCTCAACGCGCAGGGACGGGACTACCTCAACGAGTTCTGGAGGACGTGGAGCTTCCTCACGGACCGGCTGAACAAGCTCCGCACCGACGACACCCCATCCCCTAGCAAGACCGACGCCGACGAGATCGGCGAGAAGGAGAAGTGA
- a CDS encoding ATP-binding cassette domain-containing protein encodes MTTASLASPAVRVRGIEKSYKDLHVLRGVDFDVERGSIFALLGSNGAGKTTLVKILSTLLTADAGVASVNDLDVATQGDDVREAISLTGQFAAVDEVLSGRENLVLVAKLRHLKNPAAIADGLLARFSLTDAASRKVATYSGGMRRRLDIAMSLIGSPAVIFLDEPTTGLDPQARIEVWDAVRELAASGTTVLLTTQYLDEAEQLADRIAILHEGRIIVDGTLAELKRLLPPAQVEYVEKQPTLEEVFLSIVGDDRKSDTAAGGGATEK; translated from the coding sequence ATGACCACGGCATCCCTCGCCTCACCCGCCGTGCGCGTGCGCGGCATCGAGAAGTCGTACAAGGACCTCCACGTCCTGCGCGGCGTCGACTTCGACGTCGAGCGCGGCTCGATCTTCGCTCTGCTGGGCTCGAACGGCGCCGGAAAGACGACGCTGGTCAAGATCCTGTCCACCCTCCTCACGGCCGACGCCGGCGTCGCGAGCGTCAACGACCTCGACGTCGCGACGCAGGGCGACGACGTCCGCGAGGCGATCAGCCTCACGGGCCAGTTCGCCGCCGTCGACGAGGTGCTGAGCGGCCGCGAGAACCTCGTGCTCGTCGCCAAGCTGCGGCATCTCAAGAACCCGGCGGCGATCGCCGACGGTCTGCTGGCACGGTTCTCGCTGACGGATGCCGCGTCCCGCAAGGTCGCGACCTACTCCGGCGGCATGCGCCGGCGCCTCGACATCGCGATGAGCCTCATCGGGAGCCCCGCCGTCATCTTCCTCGACGAGCCGACGACGGGCCTCGATCCGCAGGCGCGCATCGAGGTGTGGGACGCCGTCAGGGAGCTCGCCGCGAGCGGCACGACGGTGCTCCTCACGACGCAGTACCTCGACGAGGCGGAGCAGCTGGCCGACCGCATCGCGATCCTGCACGAGGGGCGCATCATCGTCGACGGAACGCTCGCCGAGCTGAAGCGGCTCCTGCCGCCCGCTCAGGTGGAGTACGTCGAGAAGCAGCCGACGCTCGAAGAGGTCTTCCTCTCGATCGTCGGAGACGACCGCAAGAGCGACACCGCCGCCGGCGGCGGCGCGACCGAGAAGTAA
- a CDS encoding SRPBCC domain-containing protein, producing MVDVNAQIAAVERGVETTQQDGEDVRVQRLAQEYPSSLEDVWEAVTTADRIRRWFLPVSGDLRLGGRYQLEGNAGGEVLACEPPSGGTASYRATWEYAGGVTWITVRVTEAGADRTRFELEHVAAVSEVPDEMWEQFGPGATGIGWDSGLLGLALHLGSAVDGPSPEEGQAWMLTDEGKQFTRASADAWREAHIGDGADPEVASRAADATAAAYMGEMPTDMGDAGSTEA from the coding sequence ATGGTTGATGTCAACGCACAGATCGCGGCCGTCGAGCGCGGCGTCGAGACGACGCAGCAAGACGGTGAGGACGTCCGCGTGCAGCGGCTCGCGCAGGAGTATCCGTCGAGCCTCGAGGACGTGTGGGAGGCCGTCACGACGGCGGACCGCATCCGCCGGTGGTTCCTGCCGGTGTCGGGCGACCTGCGCCTGGGCGGGCGGTACCAGCTCGAGGGGAACGCCGGCGGCGAGGTGCTCGCCTGCGAACCGCCGTCGGGCGGCACGGCGTCGTACCGCGCGACGTGGGAGTACGCGGGCGGCGTGACGTGGATCACCGTCCGCGTCACCGAAGCCGGCGCCGACCGGACGCGCTTCGAGCTCGAGCACGTTGCAGCCGTGTCGGAGGTGCCCGACGAGATGTGGGAGCAGTTCGGTCCCGGCGCCACGGGCATCGGCTGGGACTCCGGCCTGCTCGGACTCGCCCTTCACCTCGGCTCGGCCGTGGACGGGCCGTCGCCGGAGGAGGGCCAGGCGTGGATGCTCACCGACGAGGGCAAGCAGTTCACCCGCGCGTCGGCCGACGCGTGGCGAGAGGCCCACATCGGCGACGGCGCGGACCCGGAGGTCGCGTCCCGAGCCGCCGACGCCACGGCCGCGGCATACATGGGCGAGATGCCGACCGACATGGGAGACGCCGGAAGCACCGAGGCGTGA